Genomic DNA from Alkalihalobacterium alkalinitrilicum:
TTTATCGTTTTTAAGTGTGATTGCCGTCGTTGCGTATTTGTTAGTGGGGCAAAGCAAGGTGAAAGAAATTTCTCATTGGATCTATAGTTTTTCTGTATTTTTATTTGCTGGTATCGCCTTAACGATTTATAATCTTTTGGCGAGTGTTCCTATGTCGGGCTACGAAATGCGAGAATGGGGGATTTTTATATTATTAGCCATCGTACCCACGATTGCACATGTGATCTTTAATTTTTTATTAAATTATGTGAACACTACGACAATATCAATGAGTATTCTAGGAGAACCCGTTGGAGCTACGATTTTAGCCGTGCTTTTATTAGGGGAACGAGTAATCCCCTTACAAATATTTGGAGGGGTAATTGTTTTACTAGGTGTATCTTTATTTTTACATCAACAACATAATCTAGAGCGAATGAAATTGAAAACAAAAGTAGAAAAAAAAGAGATTATAGCTTAACGCTAAGAATCGTTAGAGCTTTCTATAAAAATAGATTAGTAATGGATTTCTATAGTTAACGAAGAGCGTAGTCTCTTATTCGTG
This window encodes:
- a CDS encoding DMT family transporter, which translates into the protein MKKPVGLLLTIAIIAISFAAIFVKWSEAPATILSMYRMYLACILLLPIVWIKRKQFFNLSNKDWLLLAIAGSFLGLHFALWFGSLKLTTVASSTIILSLQPIVALLGAFFFYKERMNMLLLWPIGISMIGVVMVGWGDFGHGSLSAMIGNLLSFLSVIAVVAYLLVGQSKVKEISHWIYSFSVFLFAGIALTIYNLLASVPMSGYEMREWGIFILLAIVPTIAHVIFNFLLNYVNTTTISMSILGEPVGATILAVLLLGERVIPLQIFGGVIVLLGVSLFLHQQHNLERMKLKTKVEKKEIIA